One Echinicola strongylocentroti DNA window includes the following coding sequences:
- a CDS encoding Rieske (2Fe-2S) protein, producing the protein MGKFTLGKSKEEAKGMLPEGNIKITQLGAKKVCVVRNGENVFAFEQHCPHRGALLKDGHINGHEEIICPLHSYRFDLKTGRLASGGSCGDLEVYKASLTEGGLEIHL; encoded by the coding sequence ATGGGCAAATTTACGCTGGGAAAGTCAAAAGAAGAGGCAAAAGGAATGTTGCCGGAAGGAAATATCAAAATCACCCAACTCGGAGCAAAAAAAGTATGCGTTGTAAGAAATGGTGAAAATGTATTTGCCTTCGAACAACATTGTCCACATCGTGGAGCGCTCTTGAAAGATGGCCATATCAATGGACACGAAGAAATTATCTGTCCATTACACTCCTATCGTTTTGATCTGAAAACGGGCCGCCTTGCTTCTGGTGGCAGTTGTGGAGATTTGGAAGTGTATAAAGCTTCTTTGACAGAGGGCGGACTGGAAATACATCTATAA
- a CDS encoding oxidoreductase, with amino-acid sequence MTQPLKTGLVGFGKVAQTMHAPLIHQEPLLDLTAVVERHREASKEKYPEVTVYKSLEELLDKAEVDLIVICTPNEQHFPQAKMALEAGKHVVVDKPITVTSAEAETLQAVAQEQGKLLSVFQNRRWDGDFMTISKLLNEGVLGNIVHFESHFDRFRPEPNDNWREKDVPGSGILYDLGAHLIDQALLLFGKPSWVYAEILQQRKAVAADDFFDLTLMYPETKVRLTASILMNAPLPKFLVLGDKGSFSKYGLDVQEAAFKAGVLPGSEDWGVEDADAYGKVFLEGESFPYPTENGNYLAYYENIAQAIRGVAPLKVSPREAIETLKIIEAARQSHAEGKRIYL; translated from the coding sequence ATGACACAGCCCCTCAAAACAGGACTCGTAGGATTTGGGAAAGTCGCCCAGACCATGCATGCTCCATTGATCCATCAGGAGCCTTTGCTCGACCTTACAGCAGTGGTGGAAAGACACCGAGAAGCATCCAAGGAAAAGTATCCGGAGGTTACCGTGTATAAGAGCCTTGAAGAGCTACTGGACAAGGCAGAGGTAGACCTTATCGTGATATGTACCCCAAATGAACAGCATTTTCCCCAAGCTAAGATGGCCTTAGAGGCAGGAAAGCATGTCGTGGTGGATAAGCCTATCACCGTCACTTCTGCAGAAGCAGAAACCCTCCAAGCTGTAGCCCAAGAGCAAGGAAAGCTGCTTTCGGTCTTCCAAAACCGGCGATGGGATGGGGATTTTATGACCATCAGCAAATTATTGAACGAGGGTGTTTTGGGAAATATAGTACATTTTGAGTCGCATTTTGATCGATTCAGACCTGAGCCCAACGACAACTGGAGGGAGAAAGATGTACCTGGAAGCGGAATACTTTACGACTTGGGTGCCCATCTGATCGATCAGGCACTTTTATTATTTGGTAAGCCTTCTTGGGTATATGCAGAAATCCTCCAACAGCGCAAAGCGGTAGCGGCAGATGATTTTTTCGATCTTACATTGATGTATCCAGAAACAAAGGTGAGGCTGACTGCGAGTATATTGATGAATGCACCACTTCCCAAATTTCTGGTTCTTGGAGACAAAGGAAGTTTTAGTAAGTACGGATTGGATGTGCAGGAGGCAGCTTTCAAAGCAGGTGTTTTACCGGGAAGTGAAGATTGGGGCGTAGAGGATGCAGATGCTTATGGTAAGGTTTTTCTGGAGGGGGAGAGTTTTCCCTATCCCACTGAAAATGGCAATTATTTGGCCTATTATGAAAATATCGCCCAAGCTATCAGGGGTGTCGCGCCGCTAAAGGTAAGCCCAAGAGAAGCTATCGAAACGCTTAAGATCATAGAGGCTGCCCGACAAAGCCATGCTGAAGGCAAAAGGATTTATTTATAG
- a CDS encoding non-canonical purine NTP diphosphatase, producing MKICFATNNPKKIEEVKAALGEEFTIVSLEEIGCREELPETGDTLDFNAFQKARHVFDNYGVSCFADDTGLEVAALDGAPGVYSGRYAGEPRSDERNVELLLNNMQGKTDRKAQFRTVIALILDGEEYSFGGAAKGEIIQERIGDGGFGYDPIFRPEDHKETFAELSMEQKNAISHRGKAVRKLTHFLNSYR from the coding sequence ATGAAGATTTGTTTTGCTACCAACAACCCTAAGAAGATCGAAGAGGTAAAGGCCGCTTTGGGCGAGGAATTTACCATTGTCTCACTCGAGGAAATCGGCTGCCGGGAGGAATTGCCCGAAACGGGTGACACCTTGGACTTCAACGCCTTCCAAAAAGCCCGGCATGTCTTCGATAACTACGGGGTGAGCTGTTTTGCCGACGACACAGGACTGGAAGTGGCCGCACTGGACGGGGCACCTGGTGTCTATTCTGGCAGGTATGCCGGAGAGCCGCGCAGCGATGAACGGAATGTCGAGCTCCTGCTCAACAACATGCAAGGTAAAACGGATCGAAAAGCCCAATTTAGAACGGTAATTGCGCTGATCCTCGATGGCGAGGAGTACAGCTTTGGAGGAGCGGCAAAGGGTGAGATCATCCAAGAAAGAATAGGTGATGGAGGGTTTGGCTATGACCCTATATTCCGTCCAGAGGATCATAAGGAAACCTTTGCGGAGCTCAGCATGGAGCAGAAAAACGCCATCAGCCACCGCGGAAAGGCCGTGCGCAAGTTGACTCACTTCTTGAACAGCTATCGCTAA
- the secDF gene encoding protein translocase subunit SecDF — MQNKGIIVFLTVIVTALCLYYLSFTYVSSTVQEDAIAYATDADGNLDFAKKQSYLDSVWREPVYNFLGIEYTFKEVKETELGLGLDLQGGMHVTLAVSPVEIVKGLAGNSKNEAFNAAVDEAEELGRTSNEKFVDLFYSAWKEKSGNKQLNTVYATAANRGRISLESSDSEILGIIDEEVENAIDRSFNILRTRIDRFGTSQPNIQRIQGTGRIQIELPGVDNQERVRNLLQGVAKLQFWRVAEINEYGDALQRINAALVAEAKANKSSTSVTADEDATGAESDTTKTSLEQQLAEGSGETDSLSSEVSPLFSLLKANYGLVYDVKDTVAINRILNREDIKPLIPRGLTFMWSVKPREVDGEELLELHAMETPRGTDQAPLEGDVITDAKQVLDQSSNPAVSMSMNADGARKWRKMTAENIGRRIAVVLDNYVYTAPNILGEIPSGQSEITGNFTMEEAKDLANILKSGTLPAPTKIVEEAIIGPTLGKEAQSQGINSMVAGLVIVVLFMIAYYAKGGFVAIAALVFNIFFILGILAQLGTALTLPGIAGIVLTIGMSIDANVLIFERIKEELAAGAGLLQAISSGYNKAFSAILDSNVTTFLTGAILYALGQGPVKGFAIVLMIGIASSFFSSVFITRVIVYWMSKKGEQSKISFASPFAKNLFSNLNIDFLGKRKVAYLISTGIIVIGLAFAAINGLKFGVDFTGGRSYIVEFAEPVAASELKTGLDKSFDGSVEAKTYGSNNVVKITTSYLINDDSDEANSEVATKVREGIASVTGLSFVGDVTQLNDSNFAITGSSKVGATVADDIKNSSLEAMFFALVAIFLYILLRFRKWQYSLASIIALGHDTLFVVAAFAIASAFGATFEIDQVFIAAMLTVIGYSINDTVIVFDRIRENISNRGTSKLVKMFNDAINQTMARTLITSFTTMIVVIVLLIFGGEVLRGFSFALFVGVLVGTYSSIYIATPIVVDLMKREIAQEKEEGQKVT, encoded by the coding sequence ATGCAAAACAAAGGGATCATTGTGTTTTTGACAGTGATTGTTACAGCATTGTGCTTGTACTATCTGTCATTTACCTACGTATCGAGTACTGTCCAAGAGGACGCGATTGCCTATGCCACAGACGCAGACGGCAATCTTGATTTCGCAAAGAAGCAATCTTACCTGGATTCGGTCTGGCGTGAGCCGGTGTATAACTTCCTAGGAATAGAATATACCTTTAAGGAAGTAAAAGAAACCGAGCTTGGGCTAGGACTGGACCTTCAAGGGGGTATGCACGTTACCTTGGCTGTTTCTCCGGTGGAGATTGTAAAAGGACTTGCCGGAAACAGCAAAAACGAAGCATTCAATGCCGCTGTGGACGAAGCAGAAGAATTGGGCAGAACTTCCAACGAGAAGTTTGTAGACCTTTTCTATAGCGCTTGGAAAGAAAAGTCTGGCAACAAACAACTGAACACCGTCTATGCTACTGCTGCCAATCGTGGCAGGATTTCGCTGGAATCTTCCGATAGTGAAATCCTCGGCATTATCGATGAAGAGGTAGAAAATGCCATTGACCGTTCTTTTAATATCCTGAGAACGCGTATCGACCGTTTTGGTACTTCCCAACCAAACATCCAGCGGATCCAAGGAACTGGCCGAATCCAAATCGAGCTGCCAGGAGTGGATAACCAAGAGCGGGTAAGGAACCTCCTCCAAGGAGTAGCAAAGCTACAGTTTTGGAGAGTGGCCGAAATCAACGAATATGGTGATGCCCTACAACGCATCAATGCGGCATTGGTCGCTGAGGCCAAAGCCAACAAATCTTCTACTTCCGTAACAGCAGACGAAGATGCTACCGGTGCGGAGTCGGATACCACTAAGACCTCTTTGGAGCAGCAATTGGCTGAAGGAAGTGGTGAGACAGATTCACTTTCTTCAGAAGTGTCTCCCTTATTTTCTCTATTGAAGGCCAATTATGGCCTAGTGTACGATGTGAAGGACACCGTGGCGATCAATAGAATCCTGAACAGGGAAGATATCAAACCGTTGATTCCACGTGGGCTGACCTTTATGTGGTCTGTGAAGCCTCGTGAGGTAGATGGTGAAGAGCTGTTGGAGCTTCATGCCATGGAGACTCCACGAGGTACCGATCAGGCGCCATTGGAGGGTGATGTGATCACCGATGCCAAGCAAGTACTTGACCAAAGCTCCAATCCTGCAGTAAGCATGAGCATGAATGCAGATGGTGCGAGAAAATGGAGAAAAATGACTGCCGAAAATATTGGCAGAAGAATAGCTGTCGTACTTGACAATTATGTCTATACAGCACCCAACATCCTAGGTGAAATCCCTAGTGGACAGTCTGAAATTACCGGTAACTTTACCATGGAAGAAGCCAAAGATTTGGCCAATATCCTAAAGTCAGGTACACTTCCAGCACCAACAAAAATCGTAGAAGAAGCGATCATAGGTCCCACATTGGGTAAGGAGGCACAGTCCCAAGGTATCAATTCCATGGTAGCCGGTCTGGTGATCGTGGTATTGTTCATGATTGCCTATTATGCCAAAGGTGGTTTTGTAGCCATTGCGGCATTGGTGTTCAATATCTTCTTTATCCTAGGGATTCTTGCCCAGTTGGGAACGGCACTCACCTTGCCAGGTATCGCCGGTATTGTATTGACAATCGGTATGTCTATCGATGCCAATGTACTGATCTTCGAAAGGATCAAAGAAGAACTCGCTGCTGGAGCTGGTTTGCTACAGGCGATTTCCAGTGGTTATAACAAGGCATTCAGTGCCATCCTTGATTCCAACGTAACGACCTTCTTGACAGGTGCCATTCTATACGCCCTTGGTCAAGGCCCTGTAAAAGGTTTTGCGATCGTATTGATGATCGGTATTGCTTCCTCTTTCTTCTCTTCTGTATTCATCACGAGAGTGATCGTATACTGGATGAGCAAAAAAGGTGAGCAGAGCAAAATTTCATTTGCTTCTCCATTTGCTAAAAACCTGTTCAGTAACCTGAACATTGACTTCTTGGGCAAGCGAAAAGTAGCGTACCTTATTTCTACAGGTATCATCGTCATTGGTCTTGCCTTTGCTGCGATAAACGGATTGAAATTTGGCGTGGATTTTACTGGTGGTAGATCATATATTGTAGAATTTGCCGAGCCAGTGGCTGCCTCTGAGCTAAAAACCGGTTTGGATAAGTCCTTTGATGGATCAGTGGAAGCCAAAACTTACGGCTCCAACAACGTGGTAAAGATCACCACATCTTATCTGATCAATGATGATTCTGATGAAGCCAATAGCGAAGTGGCCACTAAAGTACGCGAAGGAATTGCCAGTGTGACTGGGCTTAGCTTTGTCGGAGATGTGACGCAGCTCAATGACAGTAACTTTGCGATCACCGGCTCTTCCAAGGTCGGGGCCACAGTGGCAGACGATATCAAAAACTCTTCTTTGGAGGCGATGTTCTTTGCCTTGGTTGCTATCTTCTTGTACATCCTCTTGAGGTTCCGTAAATGGCAATATTCCTTGGCTTCCATCATTGCGTTAGGACACGATACCTTGTTTGTGGTGGCGGCTTTTGCGATTGCCAGCGCCTTTGGAGCTACTTTTGAGATCGACCAAGTATTTATCGCGGCAATGCTTACCGTAATCGGTTATTCCATAAATGATACCGTGATTGTGTTTGACCGTATTCGGGAAAATATCTCCAACCGCGGTACTTCCAAGTTGGTAAAAATGTTCAACGATGCCATTAACCAAACTATGGCCAGAACATTGATCACTTCATTCACTACTATGATCGTAGTGATCGTATTGCTGATCTTTGGTGGTGAAGTGTTGAGAGGATTCTCTTTTGCCCTATTTGTAGGGGTATTGGTGGGTACTTACTCATCTATTTATATCGCTACGCCGATCGTAGTAGATCTAATGAAAAGGGAGATTGCCCAAGAAAAAGAAGAAGGCCAAAAAGTAACTTAA
- a CDS encoding sensor histidine kinase: MNYEPTQIFFIVFSGIILMLLMSGFIIVMVLLHRQQQLRNRQKMESLKAEYEKTMLKVEKEIQDQTLSFIGQELHDNLGQILSLTKLTLNSPDEESYSEGKRLINHAIKEVRSLSKRLNLDWVKEVKLQDFISGELQKIEKSGYCKTQFETDEITITLDQDKKLVLIRIIQESLNNIMKHAEPSMIVISLRQEKGTLSVTVKDNGKGFDVADKSKGMGLHNLKSRIETIGGELMLSSIIGIGTEIKLLLPFE, encoded by the coding sequence ATGAATTATGAGCCTACCCAGATATTTTTTATCGTTTTCAGCGGCATTATCCTAATGCTCCTGATGAGCGGTTTTATTATCGTGATGGTATTGCTCCATCGCCAGCAGCAGCTGCGCAATCGTCAAAAAATGGAGAGCCTCAAGGCGGAGTATGAAAAGACCATGCTAAAGGTAGAGAAAGAAATCCAGGACCAGACACTTTCCTTTATCGGCCAAGAGCTTCATGATAATCTTGGCCAAATATTGTCCTTGACCAAATTGACACTGAACAGCCCGGATGAAGAGAGCTACTCAGAGGGCAAGCGATTGATAAACCATGCCATCAAGGAAGTGCGCAGTCTATCAAAACGCCTAAACCTGGACTGGGTCAAGGAGGTAAAATTGCAGGATTTCATCAGCGGAGAGCTCCAAAAGATAGAGAAATCAGGTTATTGTAAGACCCAGTTTGAAACGGATGAGATTACCATTACGCTGGATCAGGACAAAAAACTCGTGCTGATACGTATTATCCAGGAATCCCTGAACAACATCATGAAACATGCTGAGCCATCGATGATTGTTATTTCCCTGCGGCAAGAAAAGGGCACGCTGAGCGTAACGGTCAAAGACAATGGCAAAGGGTTTGATGTAGCGGACAAATCCAAAGGAATGGGGCTTCACAACTTAAAATCGCGTATCGAGACCATCGGTGGTGAGCTGATGCTTTCGTCTATCATTGGAATAGGCACAGAAATCAAACTTTTATTGCCGTTTGAATAG
- a CDS encoding response regulator transcription factor yields the protein MIRVVLADDHKMFAKGIANLLEKEEDIQVIGVFNNGKDLVEFLKKQSVDLILTDMNMPGMDGLAAIQQIRKNKIQSKVVVLSMYDDEDIFKKCQKQGVDGYVLKDADPDELVYTIREVINGHHVMHFQRVLKQVDEDQYYDSFKQKFKLSRRELQILSLIKDGHSNQSIADDLFLSIYTVETHRKNIHHKLGVNTVVELMKKALEMNL from the coding sequence ATGATTCGCGTAGTTTTAGCCGACGACCATAAAATGTTTGCCAAAGGCATAGCCAACCTTCTCGAAAAGGAGGAGGATATCCAAGTAATCGGGGTCTTTAACAATGGAAAGGACCTAGTGGAATTTTTAAAAAAGCAATCGGTGGACTTGATCCTTACCGATATGAATATGCCAGGAATGGATGGTCTGGCGGCCATCCAGCAGATCAGGAAGAATAAAATCCAGTCAAAAGTAGTGGTGCTGTCCATGTACGATGATGAGGACATTTTCAAAAAGTGCCAAAAGCAAGGAGTGGATGGCTATGTGCTAAAGGACGCCGATCCGGATGAATTGGTGTATACCATCAGGGAAGTCATCAATGGCCACCATGTGATGCATTTTCAGCGCGTGCTTAAGCAAGTGGATGAAGACCAATATTATGATTCCTTCAAACAGAAATTCAAACTTTCCCGCAGGGAGCTACAAATACTATCACTGATCAAAGATGGACATAGCAACCAGTCCATTGCAGATGACCTCTTCCTGAGCATCTACACCGTAGAAACCCATAGAAAAAATATTCATCATAAACTAGGCGTAAACACAGTGGTAGAGCTGATGAAGAAGGCCTTGGAAATGAACTTATAA
- the udk gene encoding uridine kinase — translation MRKPYIVGITGGSASGKTLFLSRLLQSFDPGEVCLISQDNYYKPIDQQPLDEEGIENYDTPFSFDFDAYAEDIQKIQHGEHVFRQEYTFNNPAKTPQMLEFKPAPVVVVEGIFVLYSPKLTNLLDLKVFIDAKDYIKLKRRIVRDKVERGYDLDDVLYRYEKHVMPTYEKYIDPSKHDADLIIPNNDSFDNGLEMVKIFLKEKINNQPCI, via the coding sequence ATGAGAAAACCTTATATCGTTGGCATCACAGGGGGAAGTGCTTCCGGCAAAACCCTTTTCCTGAGCAGGCTGCTACAAAGCTTCGACCCTGGTGAGGTCTGCCTGATTTCTCAGGACAACTATTACAAGCCAATCGACCAGCAGCCGCTGGATGAAGAAGGGATAGAAAATTACGATACGCCTTTTTCGTTTGATTTTGATGCCTACGCAGAAGATATACAGAAAATCCAGCATGGAGAGCATGTTTTTCGCCAGGAATACACCTTTAACAACCCCGCAAAGACTCCGCAGATGCTGGAATTCAAGCCCGCTCCTGTGGTGGTGGTAGAAGGCATTTTCGTGCTGTATTCGCCCAAACTGACCAATCTACTGGACCTCAAGGTGTTTATCGATGCCAAGGATTATATCAAGCTGAAGCGGAGGATCGTACGGGACAAAGTAGAGCGGGGCTATGACCTAGATGATGTGCTCTACCGCTACGAAAAGCACGTCATGCCTACTTATGAAAAATACATCGACCCGTCCAAGCACGATGCTGACCTGATCATTCCTAACAACGACAGCTTCGACAATGGCCTGGAAATGGTCAAGATTTTCCTCAAGGAAAAAATCAACAACCAGCCTTGCATTTGA
- a CDS encoding outer membrane insertion C- signal, with amino-acid sequence MMKKFLFAALTVFLLLQHEESKAQVSVGIYQQNFGTYLSIGSDPDKKMFGEGRLEGGNEVDIEGTFGYNFIQKEEVNFYSGVHAGLINVGEGSSGYFGVPLGVLVKPFPSTRNFGFLLEASPLFIPDADTAYLRAGIGLKYTFR; translated from the coding sequence ATGATGAAAAAGTTTTTATTCGCAGCATTGACAGTATTTTTATTACTGCAACATGAAGAGTCCAAGGCACAAGTAAGTGTCGGTATTTACCAGCAAAATTTCGGTACGTACCTATCCATCGGTAGTGATCCGGACAAGAAAATGTTTGGCGAAGGCCGACTGGAAGGTGGCAACGAGGTGGATATTGAAGGTACTTTTGGGTACAATTTTATCCAAAAAGAAGAGGTGAATTTTTACAGCGGTGTCCATGCCGGACTTATCAACGTTGGTGAAGGAAGCTCTGGCTATTTTGGCGTTCCTTTGGGCGTATTGGTAAAGCCATTTCCCTCCACCAGAAATTTTGGCTTCCTGCTAGAGGCCAGTCCACTGTTTATCCCTGACGCAGACACAGCCTATCTACGTGCAGGCATCGGCCTGAAATACACGTTCCGTTAA